TTTGTATGACGAATCGAATACGCTACCATCTGGGAACATTCCTTTATAATGTACAGAAACTGTATTTCCTGCAGCCGCCTTTACTCCATCTCCTTTTTGAATGATTTGATAACGTAAACCACTTTCAGTTTTATCAAAACCTTCAGAAATTGACGTTAGCAACTCTTCTTGTTCTTTTAATGCTGCCGCTTCTCTTTCTGCCTTCGCACCGTTGAATGTTCTAAATGTTTCAACTGCGTTCCATGCTTGAGCTTTATCACCAACGCGAATAATCTCAACTTTTTGCATAGTATCACCTTGCGCAATGCTATCTACTACATCTTGTCCTTCGATTACTTTTCCGAAGACAGTGTGCTTATTATCTAACCATGGTGTTTCTAAGTGCGTAATAAAAAATTGGCTTCCATTAGTTGCTGGCCCAGCATTTGCCATTGAAAACACCCCAGGAGAATCGTGACGTAACTCTGGATGAAATTCATCATCAAACTTGTATCCTGGTCCGCCAGCTCCTGTGCCCGCAGGATCACCCCCTTGCACCATAAAATCTGGTATCACACGGTGAAATTTTAATCCGTCGTAATAAGGAGTGCCTTGAGCTTTTGCTTCATTTTCTAAATTTCCTTCGGCTAATGCCACAAAATTACCCACAGTTCCTGGAGTTTTTTGATAGGTTAATTCACCTAGGATTTCGCCTTTTTCAGTAGTAATCTTAACGTAGATTCCGTCTTGCATTTCTTTGTTTTTAAATTGGGTGCAAAGGTACAAATTCTAAAAACAAAAATCCTACTTCACCTACCTTTCAAGATTGAAAATAAGCTCCTTATTGTAAACTTTATAAAAAATTTAAGAACCTCTTTACTGCTAGCTATTACTTTTACCGACTTAAATTTTTTTTAACCTTAAAACAAAAACAATGACACACCAAGATCTATTAGCTGTTGCACAGGAATTTGGTAACCCTGTGTATGTCTATAACGCTTCAACCATGGAAGCACAATACAAACGGCTAGATAAGGCTTTTAAAGGTGTGAAAAAGGTTAAGTTTCATTATGCAGTAAAGGCGTTGTCTAATCTTTCAGTATTAAAATTACTACATAGTTTTGGTTGCGGAATGGATACCGTTTCTATACAAGAAGTGCAATTGGCATTACAAGCTGGTGTGCCAGCAAAAGACATAATTTTTACACCTAATGGGGTTTCTTTAGAAGAACTAGAGGCAGCCGCTAAGCTAGGTGTTCAGATAAATATAGACAACCTCTCTATCTTAGAGCAATTTGGTACACGCCACCCAGAAATTCCGGTTTGCGTACGTATTAATCCGCATGTTATGGCGGGAGGTAATACCAATATTTCTGTTGGTCATATAGACAGTAAATTTGGAATTTCAATTCATCAGGTTCCATTGCTTCTTCGTATTGTTGAAAATACAGGCATGCACATTAATGGAATTCATATGCATACAGGTAGCGATATTTTAGATATTGATGTTTTTCTGTATGCTTCGGAAATTTTATTTGAAACCGCTAAACGTTTTACCAATTTAGATTTTATAGACTTTGGTAGCGGATTTAAAGTTCCGTACAAAACAGGAGATATTGAAACCAATATTGAAGAGTTAGGTGAAAAGCTAACAACGCGTTTTAATGAATTTTGTAAAAACTACGGAAAGGAGCTCACACTAGCTTTTGAACCTGGTAAATTTCTGGTAAGCGAAGCCGGTAAATTCTTAGTTCAAGTTAACGTTATCAAACAAACAACCTCAACCGTTTTTGCACAGGTAGATAGTGGTTTTAATCACTTAATAAGACCTATGCTCTATAACGCGCAGCATCACATTGAAAACATTAGTAATCCAGCAGGAAAGGAACGATTTTATAGTGTGGTAGGCTACATTTGTGAAACTGATACGTTTGCAAATAACAGACGCATTTCAGAAATTACAGAAGGAGATGTACTAGCGTTTCACAATGCAGGCGCATATAGCTTCTCAATGGCAAGTAACTACAATAGTAGATTTAGACCAGCCGAGGTATTGTGGTATGACGGGAAATCGCATCTCATACGTAAACGAGAAACATTTGAAGATTTGGTAGCAAATCAAGTAGAATTTCAGCTGTAAAAAACAAAGCCTCCTAGTAGTAATCGCTAGGAGGTTTTTTCGTAAAAAACGGCTCGTTAGACTGATTAGGTTCCCTGACAAAATTGTATCTTTGGCATTCAAAATTTAGGTAAATGATTTATAGATTTCGAGCGATATTAGATACCCAGGAAGACGTATTTCGCGATATTGAAATTGAAGCTTCTAACACCATGGAAGATTTTCACAATGCAATTACACAAGCGTTTGGCTTTGCGGGTCAGGAAATGGCTTCTTTTTATGTAAGTAATGAATTGTGGGAACAAGGCGAAGAAATTGCACTATTTGATATGAGCGAAGGTGGCGATACAGTTCGTACCATGCATGATACCATTCTTGAAGACACGGTATGGGACAAACAACCACGTTTATTATATGTATACGACTTTTTGAATATGTGGACTTTTATGGTTGAACTAGCTGAAATTACCGAGCCAACTCCCGGCGTGTCGTATCCAAACTTAATGTTCTCACACGGTCAAATCCCTGATGAAGCTCCTGAAAAAGAGTTTATCGCAGAACGAACCGACGGCGAAGACGATTTTGATGATGATGAATACGACTTAGACGCCGAAGATTATGACAACCTAGATTTTGATGAAAACTGGAATTAATTCAGTTAGCAACTTGTTTACTTTGTAGACCAGAGTTGTAATTGTAGATCCTAATGTAGTTAACTTTCAACCTTTCCAATGATCAATCTATATAATACCCATATTGCATCGCTATCCATTCACCGCGTTGGTAACAAGAGTCGGAATGAAGGCATTCTTCTTTCTGCTTCTCCTTATGAGATGAATGACGAAATTACACCACTTCTAAAAGAATTTTTTCTAAAGCCGTTTCGAGATAAAGAGGAAAACTATTTCCACTTCGACACTCAAACCGACTTAGAGTTTCATGAATTGTTCAATTTGGTTGCGGCTGGTTTTGCGGTGCCAGACAACATGCATGATGAGAGTAAAAAAATAGCAAAATATTTATTCGACCAATCTATGCATCCGCACATAAAAAGTGGAGAAGTATACGTAGCTTATCTTGAAAATGTACTACTTGATAACGAAAAGGTAGATGCCATAGGTATTTTTAAATCGGAGCTAAAGCAGGATTTTCTTCAATTTTCCGAAGACGAACACCAACTAGATGCGCAGTTGCAGCAAGGAGTTAATTTAAATAAGTTAGACAAAGGGGCACTTATCTTCAATGTAAAAAAAGAGGAAGGTTATAAAATTCTTTCAGTAGATAGCAATCGGTACGATGCACGTTATTGGCTTGAGAGCTTTCTAGGAGTTGAGGCCACTGCCGACGATAATTTCTACACAAAAAAGTATTTAAAATTCTGCCAAGACTTCGCAAAAGATGTTGTGCTTCCTGCCGAAGATAAAAAGGAGGAAGTTCTTTTTATGAACAGAGCTGTAAATCACTTTGCGAAAAACGACAATTTTGAAGAAAGCCTGTTTGTAAATGAAGTACTTGACAATCCGGATCTTATTCCAGAGTTTAAGCATTACAAAACTGAACAAGCTCCAAAGTATAACATTGAAGACATAACGACATTTCCTATTGCAAATACTGCGGTAACGGCGGCTCGAAAAAAAATAAAGAATGTCATTCAACTAGATACAAATATTCAAATTAAGATGGATTTTATTAATCCAGAAAGTGCCGAAAAGTTTGTTGAAAAAGGTTGGGATGAAGAAAAGCAAATGTATTACTACTTAGTTTACTTTAATAAAGAACAAAAATCGTAATCAGTACGACCTAGAGAACAACATCCCAAACATGAAAAATAGCTTTCTGTGTTTGGGATTTGTTTTTTGTAGCTTTAAGAAATGTAACAAAACGATGACACATTCGTCATACTCTTAACTAATCTCCAAAAATTAATCGCTTGGAAACTATACTCTCAATTAACAATCTTACCAAAAAGTTTGGTCCCATTACCGCTGTAAACGACCTTTCTTTTACCATTGAAAAAGGAAATGTTTACGGTATTCTTGGCCCAAACGGTAGTGGAAAATCTACCACCTTAGGCATCGTTTTAAATGTAGTGAATAAAACCACCGGTAGTTATAGCTGGTTTGGCGGAACAGAATCTACCCACCAAGCTTTGAAAAAAGTAGGTGCTATTATTGAGCGTCCAAATTTTTATCCGTACATGACGGCCGCGCAAAATTTGGCGCTTGTCTGTAAAATTAAGGATGTCGATGTTTCAAAAATAGATGAAAAACTAGAAGTTGTAGGGCTGCTAGACAGGCGTAACAGCAAGTTTAACACCTTTTCGTTGGGGATGAAACAACGTTTAGCAATTGCTTCGGCCTTGTTAAATGATCCTGAGATTTTAATTCTTGATGAACCTACCAACGGTTTAGATCCACAGGGGATTCATCAGATTCGACAAATTATAAAAGAAATTGCAAGCCAAGGAACAACAATACTGCTTGCTTCTCACCTCTTAGACGAAGTTGAAAAGGTATGTACTCATGTGGTCATTTTACGTAAAGGTGTGAGTTTGTATAGTGGTAGTGTAGAAGGCATGAACGCAAGCCATGGTTTCTTTGTGGTTGGTAGCTCGAACATGGAAGCCCTAGAAAATGAACTCAATAGCAACGCAAACTTTGGAAGCATTAAAAGGGAAGGAGATCAATTTATAGCTTATCTCAAAGAGCCTCTCGATGCTGCAGAATTTAACCAACAAATGCATGCTAAAGGAATTTCATTATCTCATTTGGTTAAAAGAAAAGAGAGCTTAGAAGAACAATTCTTAGAAATTACTAAAAACCTTAACTAACCCATATGTTACGACTTCTCACTATAGAACTTCAAAAATTGAGGTATAACCGCTCTGTTAAGGTTATTTCAATTGTATATTTTTCACTTATACTTTTTATTTCGGCAATTGCGTCGATTGAGTTTAATTTTGCAAATGTCAATTTCCGAATTGCCGATCAAGGTATTTTTAATTTCCCATACATCTGGCATTTCAACACCTTTATTGCAGCCATTTTAAAGATTTTCTTAGCCATTGTTATCGTCTCCATGATGAGCAATGAGTACAGTTACCGAACACTAAAGCAAAATTTGATAGATGGACTAAGTAAACGAGAATTCATCACGTCAAAGTTTCTTACCGTGGTAGTGTTTGCATTGGTATCCACCATATTTGTCTTTCTAGTGTCTTTGGTACTTGGACTCATCTTTTCAGACTATAAAGAGCTGGGAATTATTTTTAGCGACTTAGAATATATTCTAGCCTATTTTATAAAACTAGTAGGGTTCTTTTCTTTCTGCATGTTTTTAGGAGTTTGGGTGAAACGCTCGGCTTTTGCAATTGGTTTTTTAGTTATTTGGCAAATTGTAGAAGGACTCATAGCGATTCTATTTCAATACATAAGAGTAAAGACCGATGTAAACTTATTTGATAGCGTATACAATTTTCTACCATTAGACTCTATGTCTGATCTAATAAAAGAGCCATTCTCAAGACTTGGGGCAGTTCAATCTGCGGCAAACCAATTGGGTGAAGAGTTTACCAAATCAT
This Rasiella rasia DNA region includes the following protein-coding sequences:
- the lysA gene encoding diaminopimelate decarboxylase gives rise to the protein MTHQDLLAVAQEFGNPVYVYNASTMEAQYKRLDKAFKGVKKVKFHYAVKALSNLSVLKLLHSFGCGMDTVSIQEVQLALQAGVPAKDIIFTPNGVSLEELEAAAKLGVQINIDNLSILEQFGTRHPEIPVCVRINPHVMAGGNTNISVGHIDSKFGISIHQVPLLLRIVENTGMHINGIHMHTGSDILDIDVFLYASEILFETAKRFTNLDFIDFGSGFKVPYKTGDIETNIEELGEKLTTRFNEFCKNYGKELTLAFEPGKFLVSEAGKFLVQVNVIKQTTSTVFAQVDSGFNHLIRPMLYNAQHHIENISNPAGKERFYSVVGYICETDTFANNRRISEITEGDVLAFHNAGAYSFSMASNYNSRFRPAEVLWYDGKSHLIRKRETFEDLVANQVEFQL
- a CDS encoding ATP-binding cassette domain-containing protein, whose product is METILSINNLTKKFGPITAVNDLSFTIEKGNVYGILGPNGSGKSTTLGIVLNVVNKTTGSYSWFGGTESTHQALKKVGAIIERPNFYPYMTAAQNLALVCKIKDVDVSKIDEKLEVVGLLDRRNSKFNTFSLGMKQRLAIASALLNDPEILILDEPTNGLDPQGIHQIRQIIKEIASQGTTILLASHLLDEVEKVCTHVVILRKGVSLYSGSVEGMNASHGFFVVGSSNMEALENELNSNANFGSIKREGDQFIAYLKEPLDAAEFNQQMHAKGISLSHLVKRKESLEEQFLEITKNLN
- a CDS encoding ABC transporter permease → MLRLLTIELQKLRYNRSVKVISIVYFSLILFISAIASIEFNFANVNFRIADQGIFNFPYIWHFNTFIAAILKIFLAIVIVSMMSNEYSYRTLKQNLIDGLSKREFITSKFLTVVVFALVSTIFVFLVSLVLGLIFSDYKELGIIFSDLEYILAYFIKLVGFFSFCMFLGVWVKRSAFAIGFLVIWQIVEGLIAILFQYIRVKTDVNLFDSVYNFLPLDSMSDLIKEPFSRLGAVQSAANQLGEEFTKSYDVSYLSILIVLIWTALFVYWSYALLKRRDL
- a CDS encoding peptidylprolyl isomerase, whose translation is MQDGIYVKITTEKGEILGELTYQKTPGTVGNFVALAEGNLENEAKAQGTPYYDGLKFHRVIPDFMVQGGDPAGTGAGGPGYKFDDEFHPELRHDSPGVFSMANAGPATNGSQFFITHLETPWLDNKHTVFGKVIEGQDVVDSIAQGDTMQKVEIIRVGDKAQAWNAVETFRTFNGAKAEREAAALKEQEELLTSISEGFDKTESGLRYQIIQKGDGVKAAAGNTVSVHYKGMFPDGSVFDSSYKRGNPIEFPVGMGNVIAGWDEGIQLLHVGDKARFVIPSTLGYGAQGAGGVIPPNATLVFDVELMDVKA
- a CDS encoding plasmid pRiA4b ORF-3 family protein, producing the protein MIYRFRAILDTQEDVFRDIEIEASNTMEDFHNAITQAFGFAGQEMASFYVSNELWEQGEEIALFDMSEGGDTVRTMHDTILEDTVWDKQPRLLYVYDFLNMWTFMVELAEITEPTPGVSYPNLMFSHGQIPDEAPEKEFIAERTDGEDDFDDDEYDLDAEDYDNLDFDENWN
- a CDS encoding nucleoid-associated protein, which encodes MINLYNTHIASLSIHRVGNKSRNEGILLSASPYEMNDEITPLLKEFFLKPFRDKEENYFHFDTQTDLEFHELFNLVAAGFAVPDNMHDESKKIAKYLFDQSMHPHIKSGEVYVAYLENVLLDNEKVDAIGIFKSELKQDFLQFSEDEHQLDAQLQQGVNLNKLDKGALIFNVKKEEGYKILSVDSNRYDARYWLESFLGVEATADDNFYTKKYLKFCQDFAKDVVLPAEDKKEEVLFMNRAVNHFAKNDNFEESLFVNEVLDNPDLIPEFKHYKTEQAPKYNIEDITTFPIANTAVTAARKKIKNVIQLDTNIQIKMDFINPESAEKFVEKGWDEEKQMYYYLVYFNKEQKS